One Halorarum halophilum DNA window includes the following coding sequences:
- a CDS encoding hybrid sensor histidine kinase/response regulator — translation MVETIKVLHVDDDPDVTELAAEFLERGNDRFDMVTETNAGDGLDRLTEDEIDCIVSDYQMPGMDGREFLAAVREAHPDLPFILFTGQGSEEIASDALSLGATDYLQKALGPEQYELLANRITNAVEHDRARQWASSLERVRTIVRDVNQALVRASSRQEIETRTCEIISEPDPVQFVVFSEVDPDTTRVEPRTWAGVDGGETFLDAVDITIGKHTNGLQTPHERAVHDREVAASLDIQEDPAFDPWREAVNASGFHALAVVPIEYEADLYGLVALYGSRPQPVDNARDLLEELGGDIAHAFYAIDTQRKLEKSEARYRNLAETASDAILRIDDTSTITYANPATERLFGYSQSELRDTALTELMPERLSDQHNEGIERYLRTGERQLDWSGVNLPGQHKDGTEIPLAITFGEFKEGDQQFFTGFIRDVTEREEQRAELQHQIKYLDEFAGTVAHDLRNPLNVVAGRLELAKAECDIKHLDVAVATLEQMEDLIEDLFTFAQQGQTVHKVEPVALADVVDTARRVVECEAVTVKAGPDLGTIVGSRSSVSALVENLFRNAVEHGGPNVTIRVSMLEEGIAVEDDGPGISEDKRADVFEPGYTTKDEGTGFGLNIVKKVVDAHGWDITVTGGADGGARFEITGADIDP, via the coding sequence ATGGTTGAGACGATCAAGGTCCTCCACGTGGACGACGACCCCGACGTTACGGAGCTGGCGGCTGAGTTCCTCGAACGGGGGAACGACCGCTTCGACATGGTCACGGAAACGAACGCAGGTGACGGCCTTGATCGCCTCACCGAGGATGAGATTGATTGTATCGTCAGTGACTACCAGATGCCCGGTATGGATGGCCGTGAGTTTCTCGCCGCCGTCCGCGAGGCGCATCCCGATCTACCGTTCATCCTGTTCACGGGACAAGGGTCCGAAGAGATCGCCAGCGACGCCCTCTCTTTGGGTGCCACCGACTACCTCCAGAAAGCTCTCGGCCCTGAGCAGTATGAACTCCTCGCCAACCGGATCACCAATGCGGTTGAGCACGACCGAGCCCGACAATGGGCGTCATCCCTCGAACGCGTCCGAACCATCGTCCGTGATGTCAACCAGGCCCTCGTCCGCGCGTCTTCACGGCAGGAGATTGAAACTCGAACGTGTGAGATCATCAGCGAGCCCGACCCCGTACAATTTGTGGTATTTTCGGAGGTCGATCCCGACACGACCCGGGTCGAACCACGAACGTGGGCTGGCGTTGATGGTGGGGAGACGTTTCTCGATGCCGTCGACATTACCATCGGCAAGCATACGAACGGGCTACAGACGCCCCACGAGCGGGCTGTCCACGACCGTGAGGTTGCTGCCTCCCTGGATATCCAAGAGGATCCGGCGTTCGACCCATGGCGCGAGGCAGTGAATGCAAGCGGCTTCCACGCGCTCGCAGTCGTTCCGATCGAGTACGAAGCCGACCTGTATGGACTGGTTGCCCTCTACGGCAGTCGCCCCCAACCGGTTGACAACGCACGTGACCTCCTCGAAGAACTCGGCGGCGACATTGCTCATGCGTTTTACGCCATCGACACGCAACGGAAACTCGAAAAAAGCGAAGCCCGCTACCGGAACCTCGCAGAAACGGCGTCGGATGCGATCCTCCGAATCGATGACACCAGTACCATCACCTACGCGAATCCAGCCACTGAACGACTGTTCGGATACAGTCAGTCAGAGCTGCGTGACACAGCACTGACTGAGCTGATGCCCGAGCGGCTTAGTGACCAGCACAACGAAGGTATTGAACGCTATCTCCGGACGGGCGAGCGCCAGCTTGACTGGTCGGGCGTCAACCTCCCCGGCCAACACAAAGATGGGACCGAGATACCGCTGGCCATTACCTTCGGCGAATTCAAGGAGGGTGATCAGCAGTTTTTCACTGGCTTCATCCGTGACGTGACTGAGCGCGAAGAGCAGCGAGCAGAGTTACAGCACCAGATCAAGTATCTCGACGAGTTCGCGGGCACGGTCGCCCACGACCTGCGGAACCCGTTGAACGTCGTAGCTGGCCGGCTCGAGCTCGCTAAGGCGGAGTGTGATATTAAGCATCTCGACGTTGCTGTTGCAACACTCGAACAGATGGAGGACCTCATTGAGGATTTATTCACCTTTGCGCAGCAGGGCCAGACCGTCCACAAGGTCGAACCCGTTGCGCTTGCCGACGTAGTAGATACGGCACGACGGGTCGTTGAATGTGAAGCTGTGACCGTGAAGGCTGGCCCCGATCTGGGAACAATCGTCGGGAGTCGGAGCAGTGTGAGTGCTCTCGTCGAGAACCTGTTTCGGAACGCAGTCGAACACGGCGGGCCGAACGTGACGATTCGCGTGAGCATGCTCGAGGAGGGCATTGCGGTCGAAGATGATGGCCCCGGGATTTCCGAAGACAAGCGCGCCGACGTGTTCGAGCCGGGGTATACGACGAAGGATGAGGGCACCGGGTTCGGCCTAAACATCGTGAAAAAGGTCGTTGATGCACATGGGTGGGACATCACGGTTACCGGAGGCGCCGACGGGGGTGCTCGATTCGAGATCACCGGGGCAGACATCGATCCGTGA